Sequence from the Fulvivirga ligni genome:
CCCGCTCTACATTTGCATTATTTAGAATTAATCTAAATAATGAAGCAGCTAGTAATAATATACATCATATTCATCACAGGCCAACTCTATGGACAGTCTAGTGTCACTATTCTTGATAAAGACACTCACCTGCCTATTGAAGGAGCACAGATAAGATTCATTGCAGGATCAAATTTCGAAAACGGCATTTCAGATGCTGAGGGTCAGGTATACACCCATCTAACACCCAGCTTTACCATACAAATATCACACGTTGAATACAAAGGGCTTGAGACAACGATTAGCGAGATAAACACCACCATTTATCTTGAGCCTAATACCACATTGTTGAATCCGGTTGTGATCACTTCACAGTACAATCCACAGTCAGCAAAGAATTCTGTGTACATGGTTAAATCCATTTCTGCTGATCGCATTCAAAAGCAAGCGGCTGTTACCATTCAAGAAGTACTAAAGAATGAAGTTAACATCCAGTTTAGCAGAGATAATGCGGTTGGTACCTCGGACATCTCATTGCTTGGTCTTCCGGGACAGTATGTAAAAATTCTCATTGATGGCGTGCCTATGGCTGGTCGTAGTGGTGTGAATAATGCCATTGATCTGAACCAGCTCAATATCAACAACATACAGCAGATAGAAATCATAGAAGGACCTATGGCCGTGAATTATGGGGCCGATGCACTAGCTGGTGTGATCAATATCATTACCAAGAAAGAAATTAGTCCTCAATGGAAGTTGAACCTCAAGCTGCATGAGGAGACCGTAGAAAATTCCTACAGCATTTTGGATGAAGGAATTCATGCTCCTGCTGCAACTTTTGCCTATCAGGCTACTGACAAATGGTTTTTTCAAGGTGAAGGGCGCTACAATAAATTTGGTGGCTGGATTGGCGATCTTGAAAATTATGATGATAGAAATCGCCAATGGTATCCGAAGGAGCAATATAACCTGGGTGGCTTAGCGCGCTATAGCTCTGAAGGTTTTGAACTCTACTATCGCACTAATTATCTGCATGAAACTATAGAAAATTTAGGAACGCCAAGCACTGGACTTTACGATGCGAAAGCAAATGATGAAGAGTACATCACCACCAGATGGAATCATCAACTTCAATCAGAAATAACCTGGGGTAAGCTGAAACTTCAGCCTGTTCTGTCTTATACCGATTATCTGAGAATTACTGATGCCTACACACTCAACCTGGTCACTAATGATAGAGCGACCACTAAACAGGATTCCGTTTCCTTCAAAACCATCTTCCACAGAAACACCCTGAACGGCATAAAATGGGCCTGGGGAAGCGCTGAAATAGGCTTTGACAGCAACCATGAAACCGCCAGCAGTACTAAGCTCAGTGATGGTGATAAATCAGCTACGGACCTTAACTTATTTATCAGCGCAGAGATAAAAGCTGGTGAAAAGCTTCTGATTAAACCCGGCATTAGATATGGCTACCACAGCATTTACAAAACGGCTCCCTCCCCTGCCGTAAATTTTAAATACCATATTTCTGACAATTCTCAAGTTCGTTTAGGTTATGGCAGGGGATTCAGGGCGCCGTCTCTCAGAGAATTATACCATGAGTTTATTGACACCAATCACCGCATTATTGGTAACGAAGAGCTGGAACCAGAATATTCACATCAGGTGAATGCTGATTACACCCAATTTCTATTTAATCAACGAGTTAAAACCACCGTATCTGGTTTTTATAACTATATCAAAAACAGGATAGGCTACATCACTCCTCAGGAGAACAATCCTGACCAGGCCACCACTTATCAAAACATATCCGAATACAAGACTACCGGAGGATCATTTAGCACTCAGTGGCAGCACTCTAACCTATCGGTGAGTGCGGGCTTCAGCTATATTGGCACCTATCAAAACCTTAACCTGAGCTATGATGTACCGCAGTTCTTATTTGGAACTCAACTGACAGGCAGCTTTGAATACAGACTACCCAAGCCGGAGCTATCCTTTTCGCTATTCTATAATTATAATGGAAAGTCTAAAGGCTACAACCTGGTGGAAGAAGGTGAGGAAATGGTTCCTAGACTACAGAGCCGAGACGCCTATCATTTTT
This genomic interval carries:
- a CDS encoding TonB-dependent receptor plug domain-containing protein is translated as MKQLVIIYIIFITGQLYGQSSVTILDKDTHLPIEGAQIRFIAGSNFENGISDAEGQVYTHLTPSFTIQISHVEYKGLETTISEINTTIYLEPNTTLLNPVVITSQYNPQSAKNSVYMVKSISADRIQKQAAVTIQEVLKNEVNIQFSRDNAVGTSDISLLGLPGQYVKILIDGVPMAGRSGVNNAIDLNQLNINNIQQIEIIEGPMAVNYGADALAGVINIITKKEISPQWKLNLKLHEETVENSYSILDEGIHAPAATFAYQATDKWFFQGEGRYNKFGGWIGDLENYDDRNRQWYPKEQYNLGGLARYSSEGFELYYRTNYLHETIENLGTPSTGLYDAKANDEEYITTRWNHQLQSEITWGKLKLQPVLSYTDYLRITDAYTLNLVTNDRATTKQDSVSFKTIFHRNTLNGIKWAWGSAEIGFDSNHETASSTKLSDGDKSATDLNLFISAEIKAGEKLLIKPGIRYGYHSIYKTAPSPAVNFKYHISDNSQVRLGYGRGFRAPSLRELYHEFIDTNHRIIGNEELEPEYSHQVNADYTQFLFNQRVKTTVSGFYNYIKNRIGYITPQENNPDQATTYQNISEYKTTGGSFSTQWQHSNLSVSAGFSYIGTYQNLNLSYDVPQFLFGTQLTGSFEYRLPKPELSFSLFYNYNGKSKGYNLVEEGEEMVPRLQSRDAYHFLDLTVAKPINAWASVSVGSKNLLNVTTVNNNLNSGGAHSSSTGQTSIGYGRSYFIQMNFNLQSNK